A genomic window from Leeia speluncae includes:
- a CDS encoding class II glutamine amidotransferase yields the protein MCQLLGMNCNVPTDIAFSFRGFRQRAGVTDQHSDGFGIGFFEEAGCRLFLDYQAASESPIARIIDHYPIKSINVIAHIRKATQGVVSLANCHPFQREMWGQYWLFAHNGDLKSLPPELGKGHFYQPVGSTDSEQAFCYLLEKLRSKHEKMPSSEVLFAELKEITSTLAEFGVFNFILSNGKFMFAHCSTNLSYIVRKAPFTTAHLLDEDVTFDFSTVTTPTDRVAVIATLPLTDNETWTKFEPDQLIMFIDGEPVLEQNCPHSRPSKATTNTCSS from the coding sequence ATGTGCCAGTTACTCGGAATGAACTGTAATGTACCAACGGATATCGCTTTTTCTTTCCGTGGGTTTCGCCAGCGCGCAGGGGTAACTGATCAGCATAGCGATGGATTTGGTATTGGCTTTTTTGAAGAAGCAGGTTGTCGCTTATTTTTAGACTATCAGGCGGCAAGTGAGTCTCCTATTGCTCGCATTATCGACCATTACCCAATCAAATCGATTAATGTAATTGCCCACATTCGTAAAGCAACACAGGGGGTGGTTTCTTTAGCGAATTGCCATCCATTTCAGCGCGAAATGTGGGGGCAATATTGGTTATTTGCCCACAATGGGGACTTAAAGTCTCTACCGCCAGAACTGGGTAAAGGCCATTTTTATCAGCCTGTAGGTAGCACCGATAGCGAACAAGCCTTTTGCTATTTACTTGAAAAGTTACGAAGCAAACATGAAAAAATGCCATCTTCAGAGGTGTTGTTTGCTGAATTAAAAGAAATCACGTCTACATTGGCTGAATTTGGTGTGTTTAACTTTATCTTGTCAAACGGCAAATTTATGTTCGCACATTGCAGCACGAACTTAAGTTATATTGTCCGTAAAGCACCATTTACCACCGCCCATCTATTAGACGAAGATGTCACCTTCGACTTTAGTACCGTGACGACCCCAACGGATAGAGTTGCCGTGATTGCGACACTTCCGCTGACCGATAATGAAACATGGACAAAGTTTGAACCCGACCAGCTCATTATGTTTATTGATGGTGAACCGGTATTAGAGCAAAACTGCCCTCATTCTCGGCCTAGTAAGGCAACAACAAACACCTGTAGCAGCTAA
- a CDS encoding VC0807 family protein — MSKKVWLLDLIISILLPWLIYDQLHDRGFSETAALLWSALPPLVWSLVELIWHRRMDIISGVSLLGIVLSIGAMWLGGSPRLILVRESFITGALGVVALATLLLKRPALYYLAKAMVAREGEATAKRFEQQMESTNANVAMRTLTLVWGSAMVFECVLRVCLAFTLPLETVLIVSPVIFYVVMGGLAAWTLLYRKHLRKQVGR, encoded by the coding sequence ATGAGCAAGAAAGTCTGGTTATTGGATTTAATCATTAGCATCCTATTGCCATGGTTAATCTATGACCAATTACATGATAGAGGCTTTAGCGAAACGGCGGCGCTCCTTTGGTCTGCGCTTCCGCCCTTGGTGTGGAGTTTGGTTGAGCTCATCTGGCATCGCCGAATGGATATCATCTCTGGCGTTTCATTACTTGGTATTGTGTTATCAATCGGCGCCATGTGGCTCGGCGGTAGTCCTCGATTAATTTTGGTCCGAGAGTCGTTTATCACCGGTGCGTTAGGCGTGGTTGCGCTGGCAACATTATTGCTAAAAAGACCGGCGCTTTATTACTTAGCCAAGGCAATGGTCGCAAGAGAAGGGGAGGCTACTGCCAAACGGTTTGAGCAGCAAATGGAGAGCACAAATGCTAACGTTGCGATGCGAACATTAACCCTCGTCTGGGGGTCTGCAATGGTTTTTGAATGTGTTTTACGCGTTTGTCTAGCGTTTACTTTACCGTTAGAGACCGTGTTAATCGTATCTCCTGTCATTTTTTACGTCGTCATGGGCGGGTTAGCCGCATGGACCTTACTCTACCGTAAACACCTGAGAAAACAGGTGGGTCGATAA